The sequence TGTCCTCCTTACTGCAGGCTGGCTGAAGGCGGTGCAGGTCCTCATGGTGCTCTCCCTCATTCTCTGCTGTCTGTCCTTCATCCTGTTCATGTTCCAGCTCTACACAATGCGACGAGGAGGTCTCTTCTATGCCACCGGCCTCTGCCAGCTTTGCACCAGTAAgcactgcccctccccacccctaaTCCCCCAAGAATTGAGCAGAAGGGAAGTGGGGTGCGTCAAGATGCTGGGGGCCCTGAGAATGGGCCTCTCgcagaagaaaacaattttcaacacCCCAAGAGCACGAGAGGTGCCTCCGTGGGCTACCTCTCTGCCCCCAGGGATTGCTGGGACTTGTAGTTTTCAGTGGCTAATGATAGTTGTGGCTTGTGCCTATGAGTCATCAGGGAACTTAGAGCTTCAGGGAGccggggctggggaaggaggtaTAGGTAAATAGTTTTGGTCCCAGGGATTGGGGGTGACGTTGGGGGATAAGCTAATTAGTACCTCAGTAGAGAGCTCTGAATCATAATAGTAATGGTATTTATGTCAGTCAACTGCTGTTTCTCGCGTGCCTATTGTGCATCAGACACTTCAAGGagttttgcttactttttaattttttgacttaAGGTGCAAAGGGCTAACTTAATCATAGTCCTTAGTCTGGGGaacattatttttctacattcttgCAAAGCCTCTCTCTTGCTTTATTAATTTACTACTGCATGTTTGTCTTAtagaaacacattcaaaagtatTCCTTGGATGGATAGATATTATCGGACCTAGAGAGATTAAATCGGTTACCTAAGGCCGCGCTGCAGTTGCACGGCGCTGGGGAGAGAGAACCACAACTCCCAGAGGGCAACGGCGCTGCCCACTCGCCCTCCGGCGTTTCTTTGCCCCCGTGGGATattgggaaatgtagtcttctTGAGGGGCACTGCGTGACGCGTGGTTTTCGTCTTCCGCAGGCGTGGCGGTGTTTACTGGGGCCTTGATCTATGCCATTCACGCCGAGGAGATCCTAGCGAAGCACCCGCGAGGCGGCAGCTTCGGATACTGCTTCGCCTTGGCCTGGGTGGCCTTCCCCCTCGCCCTGGTCAGCGGCATCATCTACATCCACCTGCGGAAGCGGGAGTGAGCGCCCCGCCTCGCCCGGCGGCCCCCGCCCGCTCCCGGCCCCCCTCGCCGCGCGTCctccagaaaataaaactgttttaccGCGGGCTCTGCCTtgatctccttccttccttccttccgccTCCAGGGACCCAGGCTGCGCACGCTTGACCTCTCCTGAACCTATTTGGGTTCCCACCACCAGCTGCTCAGCCCTCAGAATGCCCATCTCCCAGCCCCCTATCCCTTCTTCCCGAGGACACAGGAGCCAGGACCCCAGTCACCGTTTCCCTCCCACAGACCCAAGAGCCTGGGCCTTCCCCTCTCAAGGCCCAAGAGACCTCTGAGAGGCACCTGAATCTAGACCTTCTGACACTTCTGGGAAGAACCTGGATTCTGGGTCCCAGCAAACCCTCTTAGGATAGGAAGCCTGCAGTGACCAGTCAGTCCTGTCTCTTTGCCTAAGCTTCTGTCACTCTGTTGCTCTCTCTCAGAGCCCCGGGCATAGTGTGTGTTTCTAGATTGTTggactcttttctttttgtccaggctggagtgcagtggtgcgatctcggctcactgcaacctccgcctcccggttcaagcgattctcctgcctcagcctcctgagtagctgggactacaggcacgagccaccacacctggctaactttggACTCTTTATTCTTTCTACTAACTTTCCATTTGGGAAAAGAGCTTTCTTTTCCCCTCTAGGAAACcagtctctctcttctttttgagacggagttctcgttctgtcacccaggctggagtgcagtggcgtgatcttcactcactgctacctccgcctcccgggttcaagcaattctcctgcttcagcctcctgagcagctgggattacaggcgcccaccaccatgcctggctaatttttgtatctttagtagagacggggtttcaccatgttggccaggctggtctcgaactcctgacctcaggtgatccacccacctcagcctcccagagtgctgggattataggcgtgagccaccacgcctggcccagtttCCCTCTCTAGGGACTGAACATTTGGGGTCCTAGAGAGGGAGACTTCCCCTCTCTCCAAAGGCTGCCTCTAGCCCATATGACACGTTAGCAAAAATTAGAAGGCACCCCTTCTTCTTGCTGACCCAGCCCCACACCAGGACACATGCAGGGGTATGAGCTGGATCTTACAGCCACCCAG comes from Macaca fascicularis isolate 582-1 chromosome 19, T2T-MFA8v1.1 and encodes:
- the EMP3 gene encoding epithelial membrane protein 3 isoform X1, which translates into the protein MSLLLLVVSALHILILILLFVATLDKSWWTLPGKESLNLWYDCTWNNDTKTWACSNVSENGWLKAVQVLMVLSLILCCLSFILFMFQLYTMRRGGLFYATGLCQLCTSVAVFTGALIYAIHAEEILAKHPRGGSFGYCFALAWVAFPLALVSGIIYIHLRKRE
- the EMP3 gene encoding epithelial membrane protein 3 isoform X2 — translated: MVLSLILCCLSFILFMFQLYTMRRGGLFYATGLCQLCTSVAVFTGALIYAIHAEEILAKHPRGGSFGYCFALAWVAFPLALVSGIIYIHLRKRE